A genomic stretch from Sphingobacterium sp. ML3W includes:
- a CDS encoding outer membrane lipoprotein carrier protein LolA — translation MKKQLWLVLSLLLLTMSQHSYAQNDAAKALLNKVSQKYNGYKTIQAGFTLDIKQANGSSHSDAGTLYLDKANNKYHVNTKNQILISDSKTQWNIMKSEKEVEISEASNSTNEINPTNIFSFYTSGFKYALAATEKVKGISLSVVELTPIDSKKNYSKIKLRINKANNLIYDTTIFDKSGNRYTYTLSSQEGNKSIASSFFTFNKSNYSGFDIVDLR, via the coding sequence ATGAAAAAACAACTATGGTTAGTGCTAAGCCTGTTGCTTCTCACAATGAGTCAACACAGCTATGCGCAAAATGATGCCGCAAAAGCATTACTTAACAAAGTAAGTCAAAAGTATAACGGATATAAGACTATACAAGCCGGTTTTACCTTAGACATAAAACAAGCAAATGGAAGTTCACATTCAGATGCGGGCACCTTGTATCTTGACAAGGCAAATAATAAATACCATGTCAATACCAAAAATCAAATTCTAATTTCAGATTCCAAAACACAATGGAATATTATGAAATCAGAAAAAGAAGTCGAGATATCCGAGGCGAGTAACTCAACGAATGAGATCAACCCGACAAATATCTTTTCATTCTATACCTCAGGCTTTAAATATGCGTTAGCAGCTACGGAAAAAGTAAAAGGAATAAGTTTGAGTGTTGTGGAATTAACACCAATTGATAGCAAAAAGAACTATTCCAAAATTAAGTTGCGGATCAATAAAGCGAATAATTTGATCTACGATACGACTATTTTTGATAAGAGTGGTAATCGCTACACATATACCTTGAGTTCACAAGAAGGAAACAAGTCCATTGCATCCAGCTTTTTTACCTTTAATAAAAGCAACTACAGCGGATTTGACATTGTCGACCTAAGATAA
- a CDS encoding GNAT family N-acetyltransferase, with the protein MNKFQIRKAEQADKGRIWEIIQQAIALRKEQGSRQWQDGYPNEDVVQSDIDKGYGHVVEVDGKIIGYVAIIFDIEPAYNDIDGKWLSDGEYVGIHRLASAQDPHVKGVGTAIMQGVEEIAVNNGIYSIKVDTNFDNGGMLHVFDKLGYQYCGEVHFRGAARRAFEKLLK; encoded by the coding sequence ATGAATAAGTTTCAGATACGAAAAGCAGAACAGGCGGATAAAGGAAGGATTTGGGAAATTATACAACAGGCAATCGCATTACGAAAGGAGCAGGGCAGCAGGCAATGGCAAGATGGTTATCCAAATGAAGATGTGGTACAGTCAGATATAGACAAAGGGTATGGGCATGTTGTGGAAGTTGATGGTAAAATCATCGGTTACGTTGCTATTATTTTCGATATCGAACCTGCTTATAATGATATTGATGGCAAATGGCTTAGTGATGGGGAATATGTAGGTATTCATCGCTTGGCTTCAGCTCAGGATCCACATGTAAAAGGCGTTGGTACCGCCATCATGCAAGGAGTGGAGGAAATAGCGGTAAATAATGGAATATATAGTATCAAAGTGGACACGAATTTTGATAATGGGGGGATGTTGCACGTATTTGATAAGCTAGGGTATCAATATTGTGGAGAAGTACATTTTCGAGGTGCTGCTCGTCGGGCTTTTGAAAAACTATTGAAATAA
- a CDS encoding nucleoside triphosphate pyrophosphohydrolase family protein: MTDPKTLSSVAEFHKTFQHPILDTPTIPSEQRCALRVSLIAEELKELEEAIQDKDLVEIADALCDIQYVLAGAVLEFGLKDKFSALFDEVQRSNMSKACNDEAEAIATQEHYKLKGVESYYKEVDGKFLVFRTADNKTLKSINYSPADLKSIVEG; this comes from the coding sequence ATGACTGATCCAAAAACACTTTCATCCGTAGCGGAATTCCATAAAACATTCCAACATCCGATCCTGGATACACCAACAATTCCTTCTGAACAAAGATGTGCACTACGGGTTTCGTTGATAGCTGAGGAATTAAAAGAACTAGAAGAAGCTATCCAAGATAAAGATCTTGTGGAAATTGCAGATGCCTTATGTGACATTCAATACGTCCTCGCTGGAGCGGTTCTTGAATTTGGTTTAAAAGATAAATTTTCAGCACTTTTTGATGAAGTGCAACGTTCAAATATGAGTAAGGCGTGCAATGACGAAGCTGAGGCAATCGCTACTCAAGAGCATTACAAACTTAAAGGAGTAGAATCTTACTATAAAGAAGTTGATGGAAAATTTCTGGTTTTTAGAACGGCTGACAATAAAACACTAAAGTCTATCAATTATTCTCCAGCAGATCTGAAATCCATTGTCGAAGGATAA
- a CDS encoding lytic transglycosylase domain-containing protein, which yields MIRKKVLCSSLILFALLLSKLYSTPHNNTSGSDKIAAAKLVEIPTHHGGDEEKKEKSNSFESYLSSLTFAEDSLPMDRPLVESKLRKFFSRFSFKKTGSYDMHKKAKTYLPMIAKILKSHGIPEDFKYIPLVESGLSKAVVSTKGAGGYWQFMPATARLYGLRVNGAVDDRKDLVKSTHAAARYLKYLYAQFGNWTLVAAAYNVGDGSLKGSIRRQKKDDYFALKLNNETGSYVYKLVSMKEIIEHPQKHGYSRYADKETETLDREPNML from the coding sequence ATGATAAGAAAAAAAGTATTATGTAGTAGTTTGATTTTGTTTGCTTTATTGCTTTCAAAATTATACTCAACCCCACACAACAACACTTCTGGCAGCGATAAGATCGCAGCAGCGAAGTTAGTCGAAATTCCAACTCATCATGGAGGCGACGAAGAGAAAAAAGAAAAAAGCAATTCTTTTGAATCTTACCTGAGTTCATTGACATTTGCTGAAGATTCATTACCAATGGATCGTCCATTAGTGGAAAGCAAATTGCGCAAGTTCTTCAGTAGATTTTCATTTAAAAAAACAGGATCATATGATATGCATAAAAAGGCAAAGACCTATTTGCCTATGATCGCCAAGATCCTGAAATCACATGGTATTCCCGAAGATTTTAAGTACATCCCACTGGTTGAAAGTGGCCTGAGTAAAGCTGTCGTTTCGACAAAAGGGGCGGGTGGTTATTGGCAATTTATGCCAGCAACAGCTCGTTTGTATGGCTTAAGGGTCAATGGCGCAGTAGATGATCGAAAAGATCTAGTGAAATCCACTCATGCAGCAGCACGCTATTTAAAATACCTTTATGCTCAGTTTGGTAATTGGACTTTAGTGGCCGCGGCATACAATGTTGGTGATGGTAGTTTAAAAGGTTCAATAAGAAGACAGAAGAAGGATGATTATTTTGCTTTGAAGCTGAACAATGAGACTGGATCTTACGTGTATAAATTGGTTTCAATGAAGGAGATTATCGAACATCCGCAGAAACACGGTTATTCGCGTTATGCGGACAAAGAGACTGAGACGCTGGATAGAGAACCTAATATGCTCTAG
- a CDS encoding GtrA family protein, with protein sequence MITFLKAQLSAFLGGLFDFGVYSACYKLLHISAPFSNAISGSLGAVVNFLINRYWSFGSTQNSVGSQLWKFVIVVCGSILLKSTGIHFLVDVYHFNFLFSKLLVELLVSLGFNYTLQRFWVFKDEGK encoded by the coding sequence GTGATTACTTTTTTAAAAGCACAACTTTCCGCCTTTTTAGGCGGATTGTTTGATTTTGGGGTATATTCTGCCTGTTATAAATTGCTACATATTAGCGCTCCTTTTTCTAATGCAATCAGTGGCAGTCTAGGTGCTGTCGTAAATTTCTTGATCAATCGGTATTGGTCTTTTGGTAGCACACAAAATTCTGTCGGTAGTCAGTTATGGAAGTTTGTGATTGTGGTTTGTGGAAGTATTTTACTTAAATCTACGGGTATACACTTTCTGGTGGACGTATACCATTTTAACTTTTTGTTTTCAAAGCTACTTGTTGAGTTGCTTGTTTCTTTAGGCTTTAATTATACGCTTCAGCGTTTCTGGGTCTTTAAAGACGAAGGGAAGTAA
- a CDS encoding TIGR01212 family radical SAM protein (This family includes YhcC from E. coli K-12, an uncharacterized radical SAM protein.): MGTLLDNGIKPYNHYGAYLKQKYNGQKVFKVIVDGNFTCPNRDGSKGYGGCTYCNVDSFTPDTARKIPSIREQVESGIERARNSYGAEKFIIYFQPNTNTYAPTHLLKMMYDEALSIDPDNTLGLSVGTRPDCLDFEKIALLESYTDRYDVDLEMGMESIYNDTLEKINRGCSHDEFIKAMDMLKDTPLELCVHTIFGFPWETEEMMLKYADEINRFPQIKFVKLHHLHIVEGSIMGVKYKREPFELFSIEGYTDFLSKFIPRLRSDLIIQRIFGIADKELLIAPNWGLPKSGIQTYIDKGLEARKVVQGSLC; the protein is encoded by the coding sequence ATGGGTACATTATTGGATAACGGAATTAAGCCGTATAATCATTACGGCGCTTATTTAAAGCAAAAATATAACGGACAGAAAGTATTTAAAGTGATTGTCGATGGCAATTTCACTTGTCCCAATAGAGATGGTAGCAAGGGCTATGGTGGGTGTACTTACTGTAATGTAGATTCTTTTACGCCCGATACTGCGCGAAAAATTCCTTCTATACGTGAGCAGGTAGAATCAGGAATTGAACGCGCTCGTAACAGCTATGGCGCAGAAAAATTTATTATTTATTTCCAACCCAATACCAATACGTACGCACCAACACATTTACTGAAAATGATGTACGACGAAGCGTTAAGCATAGATCCCGACAATACACTAGGTCTTTCTGTGGGTACACGTCCAGATTGTTTGGACTTTGAAAAAATTGCTTTGTTGGAATCTTATACCGATCGTTATGATGTAGATTTGGAAATGGGAATGGAATCGATTTACAATGATACCTTGGAAAAGATCAATAGAGGTTGCTCGCACGATGAATTCATTAAGGCTATGGATATGTTAAAGGATACACCTTTAGAGCTTTGTGTGCATACTATTTTCGGATTTCCATGGGAGACGGAGGAGATGATGTTAAAATACGCTGATGAGATTAATCGGTTTCCACAAATTAAGTTTGTTAAATTGCACCATTTACATATTGTGGAAGGTTCAATTATGGGCGTAAAATATAAGCGTGAACCTTTTGAATTGTTCTCTATAGAAGGTTATACGGACTTCCTTTCAAAATTTATTCCGCGTTTGCGTTCTGATTTGATTATCCAACGTATTTTTGGTATCGCAGACAAAGAGCTATTGATAGCGCCAAATTGGGGATTGCCTAAGTCGGGGATTCAAACCTATATTGACAAAGGTCTGGAAGCTCGAAAAGTCGTGCAGGGTAGTCTCTGTTAA
- a CDS encoding CDP-alcohol phosphatidyltransferase family protein has product MSEFKINKKLFQDRKRTNILSEPEQKLITYLVPRVPNWITSDGLTAIGFFGSLMVLGSFILAEYVDIRYLLLGIPGFFVQWFGDSLDGRIAFYRNKSRRWYGFALDIVMDWISTVFIGLGYVLYTTGDYKYLGFTLVSLYGWAMIISQLRYRITDKYTIDAGILGPTEIRVIIALVMLLEVLMPGSINWCVFVICILLFIINANDTRLLLKLGDAKDKEDKLKKQQEEVG; this is encoded by the coding sequence ATGAGTGAGTTTAAAATAAATAAAAAGCTTTTTCAAGATCGAAAAAGAACAAATATCCTGAGTGAACCCGAACAAAAGTTGATTACATACCTTGTGCCTAGGGTTCCTAATTGGATTACTTCGGATGGCCTTACAGCGATCGGTTTTTTTGGCTCGTTAATGGTTTTAGGGAGCTTTATACTTGCGGAATATGTGGATATCCGATATTTACTTTTGGGCATACCCGGTTTTTTTGTTCAATGGTTTGGTGATTCATTAGATGGGCGTATAGCTTTTTATCGGAATAAATCTCGCCGTTGGTATGGATTTGCGTTGGATATCGTAATGGATTGGATTAGTACAGTCTTTATTGGATTAGGGTATGTGCTTTATACGACTGGTGACTATAAGTATCTGGGCTTTACTTTAGTGTCGTTATATGGATGGGCAATGATTATATCACAACTTAGGTATAGAATTACGGATAAATATACGATAGATGCGGGGATACTTGGCCCAACAGAAATACGTGTCATTATCGCTTTAGTGATGTTATTAGAGGTTTTGATGCCTGGTTCTATTAATTGGTGTGTATTCGTCATTTGCATCTTACTTTTTATTATTAATGCAAATGATACACGTCTTTTGTTGAAACTAGGCGATGCAAAGGATAAGGAAGACAAATTAAAAAAACAGCAAGAGGAGGTGGGATAA
- a CDS encoding DNA translocase FtsK, translating into MSNKGNTFRQAGNSVSGKRAPSKESATFKKEKSQTTSVPRDYSDAQQKTVKILGILLLVLSLAFATAFVSYLFTWEDDQSYIAKTNGGWGTLFSSSEEIHDEAVELPVVDNKLGKFGALLANQFMYEWFGVASFLFIPVLFILGYRLLFKKSLLPLYRTVVYSFVAIVFISVTLGFLHGFMADTPHMLEGKFGFWTNKLLEAQVGIVGVGCILAFAYLTTLILLYNLDFKFVLFSNRNPKSLSEELEDEDSEDSYTGNNLRTKVHVEDDSIQSVRESFQRPTSINERFQSSREKDAQEELERPAFTHHPIPEIQIDPKDKVVLTFDGSPLERTESTPSISFTIDQPDEDTEELNSPSIQENYSPAITIIPQPEPELPVEVAIVPGLVVEDIKEEKEITASDLVAQFGQYDPKLDLSGYQHPTLDLLRDYGSGKITINQHELEANKNKIVDTLRNYSIEIESIKATIGPTVTLYEIIPKPGVRISKIKNLEDDIALSLAALGIRIIAPMPGKGTIGIEVPNSSPEMVSMRSVLATEKFQKTDMDLPIALGKTISNEVYIADLAKMPHLLVAGATGQGKSVGINAILTSLLYKKHPAELKFVLVDPKKVELSLFKKVERHFLAKLPDEEEAIITDTKKVINTLNSLCIEMDQRYDLLKNAQVRNLKEYNAKFINRRLNPEEGHRFLPYIVLIVDEFADLMMTAGKEVETPIARLAQLARAVGIHLVIATQRPSVNIITGTIKANFPARLAFRVLSKVDSRTILDTGGADQLIGRGDMLLATGSDLIRIQCAFVDTPEVEQISDYIGAQRGYPSAFMLPEYVDENGEGSGSVDFDPKDRDQLFEDAARLIVMHQQGSTSLIQRKLKLGYNRAGRIIDQLEAAGIVGPFEGSKAREVLYPDEYSLEQYLETLRNN; encoded by the coding sequence ATGTCAAATAAAGGAAATACATTTAGGCAGGCAGGAAATTCAGTTTCTGGCAAGCGTGCCCCGTCAAAAGAATCGGCAACATTTAAAAAAGAAAAAAGTCAAACAACCAGCGTCCCTAGGGATTACTCAGATGCGCAACAGAAGACTGTCAAAATTCTAGGGATTTTGTTGCTTGTACTTTCGTTGGCTTTTGCCACTGCTTTTGTCTCTTATCTTTTTACATGGGAAGATGACCAAAGTTATATCGCCAAAACAAATGGCGGTTGGGGAACCCTTTTTAGTTCTTCCGAAGAAATTCACGATGAGGCTGTCGAATTACCTGTCGTTGACAATAAATTAGGGAAATTCGGCGCATTACTTGCCAATCAATTTATGTATGAATGGTTTGGCGTTGCCTCTTTCCTTTTTATTCCGGTATTATTCATTTTGGGCTATCGTCTATTATTCAAAAAATCCTTGCTTCCATTATACCGTACTGTTGTTTACTCATTTGTAGCAATTGTCTTTATTTCTGTAACATTGGGGTTCTTACATGGATTTATGGCAGATACACCGCATATGCTGGAAGGCAAATTTGGTTTTTGGACCAATAAGCTGCTGGAAGCACAGGTTGGTATTGTGGGTGTGGGGTGTATTTTAGCATTTGCGTACCTGACAACATTGATACTACTATACAACTTAGATTTCAAATTTGTATTGTTCAGCAATCGAAATCCCAAATCTTTATCCGAGGAGCTTGAAGATGAAGACAGCGAAGATTCCTATACTGGGAATAACCTAAGAACCAAAGTGCATGTAGAGGATGATTCTATACAATCTGTTAGAGAATCTTTCCAACGACCAACTTCAATAAATGAAAGATTTCAATCCAGTCGGGAGAAAGATGCGCAAGAAGAGCTTGAGCGCCCTGCATTTACACATCACCCCATACCAGAGATACAAATAGATCCGAAGGACAAGGTTGTACTCACCTTTGATGGGAGCCCTTTGGAACGTACGGAGAGTACGCCTTCCATTAGCTTCACCATTGATCAACCAGATGAAGATACGGAAGAACTAAATAGCCCAAGTATTCAGGAAAACTATAGTCCCGCTATAACAATTATCCCTCAACCCGAGCCAGAGCTCCCTGTTGAAGTTGCCATAGTACCGGGTTTGGTTGTCGAGGATATTAAAGAAGAAAAAGAAATTACAGCGAGCGATCTAGTTGCCCAATTTGGTCAATATGACCCTAAATTGGACTTATCGGGCTATCAACACCCTACGCTCGACCTATTGCGAGATTATGGATCTGGTAAAATTACCATCAATCAGCATGAACTTGAAGCAAACAAAAACAAAATTGTTGATACACTTAGAAACTATAGCATTGAGATTGAAAGTATAAAAGCCACAATTGGCCCTACAGTTACCCTATACGAGATTATACCTAAACCCGGCGTACGGATATCAAAAATCAAAAATCTGGAAGACGACATTGCCTTAAGCCTTGCGGCGCTTGGAATTCGGATTATAGCACCAATGCCGGGTAAAGGAACCATCGGTATTGAAGTACCGAATTCGAGTCCCGAAATGGTATCCATGCGATCTGTTTTGGCTACTGAAAAGTTCCAAAAAACAGATATGGATCTGCCAATCGCATTGGGAAAAACAATTTCTAATGAGGTCTATATTGCCGATTTAGCAAAGATGCCCCACCTTCTGGTTGCGGGTGCCACAGGTCAGGGTAAATCCGTTGGTATCAATGCGATTTTGACATCTTTATTGTATAAAAAGCATCCTGCTGAACTCAAATTTGTGCTTGTCGATCCAAAAAAAGTTGAACTTTCCCTATTCAAAAAAGTTGAACGTCATTTCTTGGCCAAATTACCCGATGAGGAGGAAGCGATCATTACCGATACAAAAAAGGTTATCAACACATTAAACTCACTTTGTATAGAGATGGATCAGCGTTATGACCTGTTAAAAAATGCACAGGTTCGTAATTTAAAGGAATATAATGCAAAATTTATCAATCGCAGATTAAACCCTGAGGAGGGTCACCGATTCTTACCATATATCGTTCTTATTGTTGATGAGTTTGCCGATTTGATGATGACTGCCGGAAAAGAAGTAGAAACCCCTATTGCACGACTGGCCCAATTGGCCCGTGCCGTAGGAATTCACTTGGTTATTGCAACCCAACGTCCTTCAGTCAATATCATTACAGGTACAATCAAAGCCAACTTTCCGGCACGTCTTGCTTTCCGGGTGTTATCAAAAGTAGATTCGCGAACTATCTTAGATACCGGCGGAGCAGATCAGTTAATTGGTCGCGGGGATATGCTTCTGGCTACTGGAAGTGATTTGATACGTATTCAGTGTGCATTTGTCGATACACCAGAAGTTGAACAGATCTCCGATTATATCGGAGCACAACGTGGTTATCCATCGGCATTTATGCTCCCAGAATATGTAGATGAAAACGGAGAGGGTTCAGGTAGCGTAGATTTTGATCCAAAAGATCGCGATCAATTGTTTGAAGACGCTGCTCGTTTGATTGTCATGCATCAACAAGGTTCTACATCTTTAATCCAACGTAAATTGAAACTGGGTTATAATAGAGCTGGACGAATCATCGATCAATTGGAAGCCGCCGGAATTGTAGGCCCATTTGAAGGAAGTAAAGCACGTGAAGTTCTTTATCCAGATGAATATTCGTTAGAACAGTATTTGGAGACATTAAGAAACAATTAA
- a CDS encoding NAD-dependent epimerase/dehydratase family protein: MIEKILITGASGFVGYHLTRAAKEAGMEVHAAVRKSSDVSEIRSVVDKFVYPDFTDEASIKALLESENYTYVVHAAAMTRAKREEDLEKVNVGYTKNLASACFSLENPIRRFVFVSSLAAIGPVPYASNLIDEHNPYCPVTAYGRSKRKAELVLSEFEGQPVTILRPTAVYGPREKDIFILFKTMNGGMDAYVGRSPQKLSFIYVTDLVQAILNACRFDQGGKRVYNLSDGQVYDRYEMAKFFKEFTQKKMIRMHIPLGVVKAVAVIFERAYKNSKTIPVLYPERLNELTAENWGCDISLAQSQIQYQPKYNLKAGLMEALAWYKENKWL; encoded by the coding sequence ATGATAGAAAAAATATTAATCACTGGAGCGAGTGGTTTTGTGGGTTATCATTTGACAAGGGCGGCGAAGGAAGCAGGAATGGAAGTTCATGCTGCCGTTAGAAAGTCAAGTGATGTTTCAGAAATTCGTTCTGTTGTGGATAAATTTGTTTATCCTGATTTCACTGATGAAGCTTCTATCAAAGCTTTATTAGAATCGGAAAACTATACCTATGTCGTACATGCGGCGGCAATGACGCGTGCCAAACGCGAAGAAGATTTAGAAAAGGTCAATGTTGGTTATACCAAAAACTTGGCGTCGGCTTGTTTTTCATTGGAAAACCCAATCCGCAGATTTGTATTTGTAAGTAGTCTTGCAGCAATAGGACCTGTCCCTTATGCATCCAATTTAATTGATGAACACAATCCCTACTGCCCAGTGACAGCTTATGGTCGAAGTAAAAGGAAGGCTGAACTCGTATTGAGTGAGTTTGAGGGTCAACCAGTGACAATTTTACGGCCTACAGCAGTATATGGGCCCAGAGAGAAAGATATTTTTATTCTTTTCAAGACAATGAACGGTGGGATGGATGCCTATGTCGGAAGATCTCCTCAAAAGCTAAGCTTTATTTATGTGACGGATCTAGTTCAAGCGATTTTAAACGCTTGCCGTTTCGATCAAGGAGGGAAAAGAGTATACAATCTGAGTGATGGTCAGGTCTATGACAGATATGAAATGGCAAAATTTTTCAAAGAGTTCACACAAAAGAAAATGATCCGAATGCATATTCCATTGGGGGTCGTAAAAGCTGTAGCAGTAATCTTTGAACGTGCATATAAAAATTCAAAAACAATACCTGTACTATATCCAGAGCGATTGAATGAACTTACAGCAGAAAATTGGGGCTGTGATATTTCATTGGCTCAAAGCCAAATACAATACCAACCTAAATACAATTTGAAAGCGGGCTTAATGGAGGCACTGGCTTGGTATAAAGAAAATAAATGGTTATAA
- a CDS encoding pseudouridine synthase, protein MPFSNKRNSRDDNSRKSRGNSDSFKSRGDKNNSFGKKSSFGSKDQSERGSFRKDDNRENRSFGSNKYADKPSFRGENNSFRSKDNSEKPFNRGGRSFDKNDSSRSFDKRDSFNKFDKSERSFDKKDNFKRSDRNDSSRSFDKREGSFDKRDSFKRSDRNDSSRSFDKREGSFDKRDSFKRSDRNDSSRSFDRKEGSFDKRDSFKRSDRNDSSRSFDRKEGSFEKRDSFKRSDRNDSSRSFDRKEGSFEKRDSFKRSDRNDSSRSFDRKEGSFEKRDSFKRFDKDDRSSNNRSRSFDKPSNRKFDGDRSRNFDENKSFDDKQYIKRPKKKTETSAEDDGLIRLNRYIANAGICSRRKADELIAAGVIWVNGEAVTELGTKVDPATDEIRYNNERLKREKMVYVLLNKPKDYITTTDDPQERHTVMELVSKATKERIYPVGRLDRNTTGLLLMTNDGNLAEKLSHPRNSISKIYNVELNKSLTQGDFNKINFGIELEDGVIKPDDLSYVQGGSKREIGIQIHSGKNRIVRRIFESLGYDVVKLDRVVYANLTKKDLPRGRWRYLEEREIVQLKHLI, encoded by the coding sequence ATGCCATTCAGCAATAAAAGGAACAGTCGTGATGACAACTCCAGAAAGTCACGGGGCAACTCAGATAGCTTCAAATCTAGAGGCGACAAGAATAATAGTTTCGGTAAAAAATCGTCCTTTGGTTCAAAGGATCAATCTGAAAGAGGTTCTTTCAGAAAAGATGACAACCGCGAGAATAGATCATTTGGATCTAATAAATACGCAGACAAACCATCCTTTAGAGGAGAAAACAACTCCTTCCGTTCAAAAGACAATTCAGAAAAGCCTTTCAACAGAGGTGGCCGTTCATTTGATAAAAATGATTCTTCTAGATCTTTTGACAAAAGAGATTCATTCAACAAATTTGATAAATCTGAGCGTTCTTTTGATAAAAAAGATAATTTCAAACGTTCTGACAGAAACGACTCTTCTCGATCTTTCGACAAAAGAGAAGGTTCATTCGATAAAAGAGATAGCTTCAAGCGTTCCGATAGAAACGACTCTTCTCGATCTTTCGACAAAAGAGAAGGTTCATTTGATAAAAGAGATAGCTTCAAGCGTTCCGATAGAAATGATTCTTCGAGATCTTTCGACAGAAAAGAAGGTTCATTTGATAAAAGAGATAGCTTCAAGCGTTCCGATAGAAATGATTCTTCGAGATCTTTCGACAGAAAAGAAGGTTCATTTGAGAAAAGAGATAGTTTCAAACGCTCTGACAGAAATGATTCATCAAGATCTTTCGACAGAAAAGAAGGTTCTTTTGAGAAAAGAGATAGTTTCAAACGCTCCGACAGAAATGATTCATCAAGATCTTTTGACAGAAAAGAAGGCTCTTTTGAGAAAAGAGACTCATTCAAGCGTTTCGATAAGGATGACCGTTCATCAAACAATCGCAGCAGAAGCTTTGATAAACCATCTAACAGAAAATTCGATGGGGATAGAAGCAGAAACTTTGATGAAAACAAGAGTTTTGACGATAAACAATACATCAAACGTCCTAAGAAGAAAACCGAAACGTCAGCAGAAGATGATGGCTTAATACGTTTAAACCGTTATATTGCCAATGCAGGTATTTGCTCAAGACGTAAAGCAGACGAATTAATCGCTGCAGGTGTCATATGGGTAAATGGTGAGGCTGTTACTGAATTGGGTACCAAAGTTGATCCAGCTACAGACGAAATCCGTTACAACAACGAGCGTTTAAAGCGTGAGAAAATGGTTTATGTTTTACTCAATAAACCAAAAGACTACATCACAACGACAGATGATCCTCAGGAACGTCATACTGTAATGGAACTTGTCTCCAAAGCAACCAAAGAACGCATCTATCCAGTTGGTCGTCTTGACAGAAATACAACCGGATTACTTTTGATGACAAACGATGGCAATCTTGCGGAAAAACTTTCCCACCCACGTAATAGCATCAGCAAAATATACAATGTTGAACTTAATAAAAGTCTTACTCAAGGAGATTTCAACAAGATAAATTTTGGTATTGAATTAGAAGATGGCGTAATCAAACCAGATGATTTAAGCTATGTACAAGGAGGTTCTAAAAGAGAGATAGGGATTCAGATCCACTCTGGTAAAAATCGTATCGTACGTCGTATTTTCGAATCTCTTGGTTATGACGTTGTCAAGTTAGATCGTGTCGTATATGCTAACTTGACGAAAAAGGATTTACCACGCGGACGTTGGAGATATTTAGAAGAGAGAGAAATTGTTCAATTGAAACATTTGATCTAA